In Mesotoga sp. UBA6090, the genomic stretch AAGTTCCGAAAGAGATTCTCTAGTGTGCAGTTTTGGGAAGGTACTGCTGTCTTTCAGAAGACTTCTGCCCTTTCTGGGAATAGCATTATTCAGTGTTTCGATTTACGTTCTTGTTCGGGAGTTGGGTCGCTTCACAATCAGCGATATTGCATCGAAAGTCGGGGAGGTGCCTGCTTCAAGGTTTGTCCTGGCGATCTTCCTGACCTTTCTTACTTATCTTAACCTCACCTTCTACGACCTGATCGCCTCCAGAAGAGTGGGAGCAAGATTGAAACTCAGCTCGACTGCTCTTGCCTCGTTCGTTGGATACACTTTCAGCAAGAATATTGGCTTCACAGTCCTCTCTGGTACAAGTGTGCGATTCAGGCTGTATGGAAAAGCGGGAGTCGGGGGAGGAAAGATTCTCGCCATAATCATCCTCAACTATCTGACTTTCTGGCTTGGTTTCTTCGCTCTTTCAGGCATCCTGTTCACTCTCTGGCCGCCCGTTCTTCAGAGTGCAGTTAGGGTTCCTTTTGGATCGCTTAAGGCTATAGGAATAGCCTCTGCCGGGATCTATGTTCTCTATACGGGAG encodes the following:
- a CDS encoding lysylphosphatidylglycerol synthase domain-containing protein gives rise to the protein MCSFGKVLLSFRRLLPFLGIALFSVSIYVLVRELGRFTISDIASKVGEVPASRFVLAIFLTFLTYLNLTFYDLIASRRVGARLKLSSTALASFVGYTFSKNIGFTVLSGTSVRFRLYGKAGVGGGKILAIIILNYLTFWLGFFALSGILFTLWPPVLQSAVRVPFGSLKAIGIASAGIYVLYTGVVSFRKRPFRIRGKSFSLPGRTFTLVQTGISILDWLLSAGVLFMLLPPEIGYLEVLSVFLLSQFAGLSSQVPGGLGVFEALTIVILSPTLQADTIVAALILFRIIFYLAPFLISLILFGINEFLFRSSRNSD